From Anopheles darlingi chromosome 2, idAnoDarlMG_H_01, whole genome shotgun sequence, the proteins below share one genomic window:
- the LOC125949336 gene encoding ruvB-like helicase 1 encodes MKIEEVKSTVKTQRIAAHSHVKGLGLDENGAPLQMAAGLVGQKNAREAAGVVVDLIKSKKMSGRALLLAGPPGTGKTAIALAIAHELGNKVPFCPMVGSEVFSSEIKKTEVLMENFRRSIGLRIRETKEVYEGEVTELTPVETENPMGGYGKTISNVVIGLKTAKGTKQLKLDPSIYETLQREKVEVGDVIYIEANSGAVKRQGRSDTFATEFDLETEEYVPLPKGEVHKKKEVVQDVTLHDLDAANARPQGGQDVLSIVGQMMKPKKTEITDKLRTEINKVVNKYIDQGIAELVPGVLFIDEVHMLDLECFTYLHKSLESAIAPIVIFATNRGRCVIRGTDDIVSPHGIPLDLLDRLLIVRTSPYNIAEMEQIIRLRAQTEGLSVDDSAIMALSEIGSNTTLRYAVQLLTPANQTSKVNGRTQITKDDIMDVHSLFLDAKRSAKFLQEENTNYMM; translated from the coding sequence ATGAAGATCGAGGAGGTGAAAAGTACGGTGAAAACCCAACGTATCGCAGCGCACAGCCATGTGAAGGGGCTGGGATTGGACGAGAACGGAGCGCCGCTCCAGATGGCGGCCGGTTTGGTAGGACAGAAGAATGCACGTGAAGCGGCCGGAGTCGTGGTTGATCTGATCAAGTCGAAGAAAATGTCCGGacgggcgctgctgctggccgggcCACCGGGCACGGGTAAAACGGCCATCGCTCTCGCCATCGCCCATGAACTGGGTAATAAGGTGCCGTTCTGTCCGATGGTTGGTTCGGAGGTGTTCAGCAGTGAAATCAAAAAGACCGAGGTACTGATGGAAAACTTCCGGCGCTCCATCGGACTGCGCATCCGTGAGACGAAGGAGGTATACGAGGGAGAGGTAACGGAGCTGACCCCGGTAGAGACGGAGAATCCGATGGGTGGATACGGTAAAACGATCAGCAACGTGGTCATCGGTTTGAAAACGGCCAAGGGAACGAAGCAGCTGAAGCTAGATCCCAGCATTTATGAAACGTTGCAGCGGGAGAAGGTGGAAGTCGGCGATGTGATCTACATCGAAGCAAACAGTGGTGCCGTAAAGCGTCAAGGCCGTAGCGACACCTTTGCCACCGAGTTCGACTTGGAAACGGAGGAATATGTCCCGCTGCCGAAAGGAGAGGtgcacaagaagaaggaagtggtGCAGGATGTTACGCTGCACGATTTAGATGCGGCTAACGCGCGACCTCAGGGAGGACAGGATGTGCTTTCGATTGTAGGACAGATGATGAAACCGAAAAAGACGGAAATCACCGATAAGCTGCGCACGGAGATCAACAAAGTGGTGAACAAGTATATCGATCAGGGAATCGCTGAGCTTGTTCCCGGCGTTTTGTTCATCGATGAGGTACACATGCTGGATCTGGAATGTTTTACGTATCTCCACAAATCGCTCGAATCGGCCATCGCGCCCATCGTCATCTTTGCCACTAATCGCGGTCGTTGCGTCATTCGCGGTACGGACGACATCGTTTCACCGCACGGAATTCCGCTCGATCTTCTCGATCGGTTGCTGATTGTTCGCACATCCCCGTACAATATTGCCGAAATGGAACAAATCATTCGTTTGCGGGCGCAAACGGAAGGACTCAGCGTGGACGATAGTGCCATCATGGCGTTGAGTGAGATTGGATCCAACACGACGCTCCGGTACGCGGTGCAGCTGCTAACCCCCGCTAATCAGACGAGCAAGGTTAATGGACGCACACAGATCACCAAAGACGACATTATGGACGTACATTCCTTGTTTTTGGACGCGAAACGCTCGGCGAAATTTTTGCAGGAAGAAAACACTAACTATATGATGTAA
- the LOC125949344 gene encoding saccharopine dehydrogenase-like oxidoreductase encodes MNLARKLDVVIFGASGFTGKYTVLESIKLLGNMRWGIAGRSQNKLEEVLKEVGAKAKTDLSNVPIVLADINNQDSLNNMARDCRVIVNCCGPYRLFGEPVLKACLEARTHHVDVSGEPQFLEGMQLKYHEAAKEKGIYMISACGFDSIPADMGTVFLEQQFDGVVNSVESYIFSKQKGRKEMGAIHYGTWASAVHAMANMREIGAIRRQLFAKKLPDVRPKLQERPTIHRSEHGNKWSLPFQGADRSCVARTQRFFYETENKRPLQMRAYISFGGLSEVLAVSFIGAIFWLMVKTNFGKQLLLNYPRLFSLGLVSHEGPSDQAMNNVDFALYFEGKGWEEKLASPTDKYTTPPNKVIRTKVTGTNPGYGATCVSLLLCARTILLEGDSMPGEGGFLTPGAAFAKTSLIEELCKNGFTFEVLSQAKL; translated from the exons ATGAATCTTGCACGAAAGCTGGATGTCGTCATATTCGGAGCGAGCGGTTTCACCGGGAAGTATACCGTGCTAGAGAGCATAAAGCTGCTGGGCAACATGCGATGGGGAATCGCCGGACGAAGCCAAAACAAGCTGGAAGAAGTGCTGAAGGAAGTGGGAGCAAAGGCTAAGACGGATCTGTCCAACGTGCCGATCGTCCTGGCGGATATAAATAATCAGGATTCGTTGAACAACATGGCACGCGATTGTCGCGTGATTGTGAACTGTTGCGGACCATACCGGCTGTTTGGAGAACCGGTACTGAAGGCGTGCTTGGAGGCTCGTACCCATCATGTCGATGTAAGTGGTGAGCCGCAGTTCCTGGAGGGAATGCAGCTAAAGTACCACGAGGCCGCTAAGGAGAAGGGCATATACATGATATCGGCATGTGGATTCGACAGTATTCCGGCCGACATGGGAACCGTGTTTTTGGAGCAGCAATTCGACGGTGTGGTAAATTCGGTGGAGAGTTACATTTTCTCGAAACAGAAAGGTCGCAAAGAAATGGGTGCCATTCACTATGGCACTTGGGCATCCGCTGTGCATGCGATGGCTAACATGCGGGAGATAGGAGCGATACGGCGGCAACTGTTTGCAAAGAAACTGCCCGACGTGAGACCAAAATTGCAGGAAAGACCGACCATCCATCGGTCAGAGCACGGGAACAAGTGGTCACTGCCATTCCAGGGAGCTGATCGATCCTGTGTTGCTCGAACGCAGAGATTTTTCtatgaaacggaaaacaaacgacCTTTGCAGATGCGAGCTTACATATCATTCGG AGGGCTTTCGGAAGTGTTGGCGGTATCCTTCATAGGAGCTATATTTTGGTTGATGGTGAAGACCAACTTCGGAAAACAGCTTTTGCTGAACTATCCGAGACTGTTCTCGCTGGGTCTGGTGTCGCACGAGGGCCCCAGCGATCAAGCGATGAACAATGTGGATTTTGCATTATACTTTGAAGGAAAGGGATGGGAGGAAAAGCTAGCCAGTCCAACGGACAAGTACACTACTCCACCGAACAAGGTGATTCGCACGAAGGTAACCGGAACTAACCCGGGCTACGGTGCAACATGTGTTTCGCTGCTGTTATGTGCCCGGACCATCCTACTGGAAGGGGACAGTATGCCGGGAGA GGGAGGCTTTTTAACTCCGGGAGCTGCATTTGCCAAAACGAGCCTCATCGAAGAGCTATGTAAAAACGGATTTACATTTGAAGTTCTTTCACAGGCAAAACTGTAA
- the LOC125949260 gene encoding glycine dehydrogenase (decarboxylating), mitochondrial, which yields MQRTMVLGKQQLHSLYRAGMQKQHAALLTRVSASVQSNLQLQRYLATVEELFPNKPDFASRHIGPRKTDVVTMLNSIGFKSLDELSEKAVPDAIKFKRILNIEDPMNEHELIERIRQIGSKNEVWRSYIGMGYHNCLVPHPILRNIFENPGWTTQYTPYQPEISQGRLESLLNFQTLVTDMTGLEIANASLLDEGTAAAEAMSLCYRYNKRRKVFLSRKLHPQTVAVVKTRLEALGIEVVFGSVKEIDFGDHEISGVLMQYPDTFGDVQDFEQVSKDCKKNGTLVVVATDLLALTLLRPPAEFGADIAIGSAQRLGVPLGYGGPHAAFFACRQKLTRLIPGRMIGVTRDMDGEDAYRLALQTREQHIRRDKATSNICTAQALLANMAAMYAIYHGPEGLKNIANHVHKCALTLNAGIEKAGHRQLNKAFFDTLHVVPNGTTTADIKSRAEQKKINLRYFDDGSIGISMDETVKTSDIADLLWVFGCPDIESSVADPQATGRTIHNTQFRRTSPFLTHPIFNKHHSESRMVRYMKQLENKDISLVHSMIPLGSCTMKLNSTTEMIPCSFQEFTEIHPFAPREQAKGYMQMFAELEKDLCEITGYDKISFQPNSGAQGEYAGLRAIRSYHASRGEHQRTICLIPISAHGTNPASAQMAGMKVEAIRVNSATGIIDMAHLKEKVEENGDKLSCLMLTYPSTNGIFEDNVVEVCDLVHKHGGQVYLDGANMNAQVGLCRPGDFGSDVSHLNLHKTFCIPHGGGGPGMGPIGVKSHLAPFLPTHPVIDPHPENDGQSFGVVSAAPYGSSAILPISWSYIKLMGGKGLRRATQVAILNANYMSKRLEGHYKTLYTDPTTGLVAHEFIIDVRDLKKSANIEAVDIAKRLMDYGFHAPTMSWPVAGTLMVEPTESEDKEELDRFCDAMISIRKEIHEIEEGRLDIRVNPLKMAPHTQRQTISSEWNRPYPRELGAFPAQFVKPETKVWPTVGRIDDLYGDKHLVCTCPPMVPDYE from the exons ATGCAGCGCACAATGGTTCTcggaaagcagcagctgcactcCCTCTACAGGGCAGGAATGCAGAAGCAACATGCCGCGCTGCTGACCCGGGTGTCAGCCAGCGTACAGAGCAATCTGCAGTTGCAGCGCTACCTGGCCACGGTAGAAGAGCTGTTCCCCAACAAGCCGGACTTTGCTTCGCGCCACATAGGACCGCGCAAAACTGACGTCGTTACTATGCTGAACTCGATCGGTTTCAAG TCACTAGATGAACTTTCGGAAAAGGCAGTACCGGATGCGATCAAGTTCAAGCGCATTCTGAACATCGAGGATCCTATGA ACGAGCATGAGCTGATCGAACGAATCCGCCAAATCGGAAGCAAGAACGAAGTATGGCGATCGTACATCGGCATGGGCTATCATAACTGCTTGGTACCGCATCCGATATTGCGTAACATCTTCGAAAATCCGGGCTGGACGACGCAGTACACGCCTTACCAGCCAGAAATCAGCCAAGGTCGGTTGGAGTCACTGCTTAACTTCCAAACTCTCGTCACCGATATGACCGGACTGGAGATCGCCAATGCGTCCCTGCTGGATGAAGGTACGGCCGCTGCCGAAGCGATGAGCCTGTGCTACCGGTACAACAAGCGCCGTAAGGTGTTCCTATCACGCAAGCTACATCCCCAGACAGTGGCCGTGGTAAAGACGCGTCTCGAAGCGCTTGGCATCGAGGtagtgttcggttcggtgaaggAGATTGACTTTGGCGATCACGAGATATCGGGCGTGCTGATGCAGTATCCGGATACGTTCGGTGATGTTCAGGACTTTGAGCAGGTGTCGAAGGATTGCAAGAAAAATGGTACGCTCGTtgtggtggccacggatcTGCTCGCCCTGACGCTGCTGCGACCACCGGCCGAATTCGGGGCCGACATTGCCATCGGTTCGGCACAACGGCTCGGTGTGCCACTCGGCTATGGTGGACCTCATGCGGCCTTCTTCGCCTGCCGCCAGAAACTGACGCGCCTCATCCCGGGACGGATGATCGGTGTAACGCGTGATATGGACGGTGAGGATGCGTACCGATTGGCGTTGCAGACACGCGAACAGCACATCCGGCGAGACAAGGCGACGAGCAACATTTGTACCGCGCAAGCCCTGCTTGCCAATATGGCGGCCATGTACGCCATCTATCACGGTCCGGAAGGGTTGAAGAACATTGCCAACCACGTGCACAAATGTGCGCTAACGTTGAACGCTGGCATCGAGAAGGCCGGGCATCGGCAGCTAAACAAAGCCTTCTTCGATACGCTGCACGTGGTACCGAATGGTACGACGACGGCAGACATCAAGTCGCGAGCGGAGCAAAAGAAGATCAATCTACGCTACTTTGacgatggatcgatcggtATATCCATGGATGAGACGGTGAAAACATCGGACATTGCCGATCTGCTGTGGGTATTTGGTTGCCCCGATATCGAGAGCAGCGTGGCTGATCCGCAGGCTACAGGGCGCACGATCCACAACACCCAGTTCCGCCGTACGTCGCCCTTCCTGACGCATCCGATCTTCAACAAACATCACAGCGAGTCTCGCATGGTGCGCTACATGAAACAGCTGGAGAATAAGGACATTTCGCTCGTCCACTCGATGATCCCGCTCGGATCGTGCACGATGAAGCTGAACTCGACGACCGAGATGATACCCTGCTCCTTCCAGGAGTTCACCGAAATCCATCCGTTTGCTCCTCGCGAACAGGCCAAGGGTTATATGCAAATGTTTGCCGAGCTGGAGAAGGATCTTTGCGAGATCACCGGGTACGACAAGATCTCGTTCCAGCCGAACAGTGGTGCACAGGGAGAATACGCTGGTCTGCGTGCCATCCGAAGTTATCACGCATCACGCGGAGAACATCAAAGGACGATCTGCTTGATTCCCATTAGCGCACACGGTACAAATCCGGCCTCGGCTCAGATGGCAGGCATGAAGGTGGAAGCGATACGGGTGAACAGTGCGACGGGCATTATCGATATGGCCCATCTGAAGGAGAAGGTTGAAGAGAACGGAGATAAACTGTCCTGTCTGATGCTTACCTATCCATCGACGAACGGTATCTTCGAGGATAACGTCGTGGAGGTGTGTGACCTGGTGCACAAGCACGGTGGTCAAGTGTACCTTGATGGTGCGAACATGAACGCACAGGTGGGTCTCTGCCGACCAGGCGACTTCGGAAGCGATGTATCGCATTTGAACCTGCATAAGACGTTCTGCATTCCCCACGGGGGCGGTGGCCCAGGAATGGGACCGATCGGAGTGAAATCCCATCTTGCACCGTTCCTGCCGACGCATCCCGTCATTGATCCGCACCCGGAAAACGATGGCCAAAGCTTTGGCGTCGTCAGCGCCGCACCGTACGGTTCGTCCGCCATTTTGCCTATCTCGTGGTCCTACATTAAGCTGATGGGCGGTAAGGGATTGCGCCGGGCGACTCAGGTTGCCATCCTTAACGCTAACTACATGTCCAAGCGCCTGGAGGGACACTACAAGACGCTCTACACCGACCCGACGACGGGATTGGTGGCCCACGAGTTCATTATCGATGTACGAGATTTGAAGAAATCGGCCAACATTGAGGCGGTTGACATTGCCAAGCGGTTGATGGATTACGGATTTCATGCACCGACCATGTCATGGCCAGTGGCCGGTACGCTTATGGTGGAACCGACGGAATCGGAGGACAAAGAGGAACTCGATCGgttctgcgatgcgatgatttCGATTCGCAAGGAAATCCATGAAATCGAAGAAGGACGTTTGGACATCCGAGTGAATCCGCTCAAGATGgcgccgcacacacaaaggcaAACTATTTCCTCCGAATGGAATCGTCCGTACCCGCGAGAACTGGGCGCTTTCCCTGCG cAATTCGTGAAACCGGAAACGAAAGTTTGGCCCACGGTAGGCCGTATCGATGACCTGTACGGTGACAAACATCTCGTCTGTACCTGCCCGCCAATGGTTCCGGACTACGAATAG